The following are encoded together in the Thermomonas brevis genome:
- a CDS encoding ectonucleotide pyrophosphatase/phosphodiesterase, with protein MPSFLRALALALLLLSAGCATPPPAHRTATLLLISVDGLRPADVNAAAMPALSALGDANVRAEGMRPSYPALTFPNHYALVTGLRPDRHGIVHNSMADAALGKFRTSDRAAVETGGWWGGAPVWVSAQRAGLRTATMFWPGSEADIDGVRPWQWRPYRDGTRAADSVAQVLQWLALPARERPRFVTMYLDQVDEASHDHGPDSPQAAAARREVDAAIAQLLQGLRDAGQMDAVNLLVVSDHGFETIPPGHVLRVEDMAPADVAEAVSDGQVIGFAPLPGRTAEAERLLLGRHAHYECWRKHELPARWHYGTHPRIPAIVCQMDAGWDALWPKKYANAMQRKDETRGSHGFDPDLPSMRATFIAAGPAFAHGVRLPVFDNVDVYPLLMRLLALPVEPNDGEIAPLLPALEDAQ; from the coding sequence ATGCCTTCTTTCCTCCGCGCCCTCGCGCTGGCGCTGCTCCTGCTGTCCGCCGGCTGCGCCACGCCGCCGCCCGCCCATCGCACCGCCACCCTGCTGCTGATCTCGGTGGACGGCCTGCGTCCCGCCGACGTCAACGCCGCGGCCATGCCGGCGCTGTCCGCGCTGGGCGACGCCAACGTGCGCGCCGAGGGCATGCGCCCGTCCTATCCCGCGCTGACCTTCCCCAACCATTACGCGCTGGTCACCGGGCTGCGGCCTGATCGGCACGGCATCGTCCACAACTCGATGGCGGACGCTGCCCTCGGCAAGTTCCGCACCTCCGACCGCGCGGCGGTGGAGACCGGCGGCTGGTGGGGCGGCGCGCCGGTCTGGGTCAGCGCGCAGCGCGCCGGCCTGCGCACCGCCACCATGTTCTGGCCCGGCAGCGAGGCCGACATCGACGGCGTGCGCCCGTGGCAGTGGCGCCCGTACCGCGACGGCACCCGCGCCGCCGACAGCGTGGCGCAGGTGCTGCAATGGCTGGCGCTGCCGGCGCGCGAACGCCCGCGCTTCGTCACCATGTACCTGGACCAGGTGGACGAAGCCAGCCACGACCACGGCCCGGATTCGCCGCAGGCGGCGGCCGCGCGGCGCGAGGTGGATGCCGCCATCGCGCAGCTGCTGCAAGGCTTGCGCGACGCGGGCCAGATGGATGCCGTCAACCTGCTGGTGGTGTCCGACCACGGCTTCGAGACGATTCCGCCGGGCCACGTGCTGCGCGTCGAGGACATGGCGCCGGCCGACGTGGCCGAGGCGGTCAGCGACGGCCAGGTGATCGGATTCGCGCCGCTGCCCGGCAGGACCGCCGAGGCCGAGCGCCTGCTGCTGGGCCGGCACGCGCACTACGAATGCTGGCGCAAACACGAATTGCCGGCGCGCTGGCACTACGGCACGCATCCGCGCATCCCCGCCATCGTCTGCCAGATGGACGCGGGCTGGGACGCGCTGTGGCCGAAGAAGTACGCGAACGCGATGCAGCGCAAGGACGAGACGCGCGGCTCGCACGGTTTCGATCCCGACCTGCCGTCGATGCGCGCCACCTTCATCGCCGCCGGCCCGGCCTTCGCCCACGGCGTGCGCCTGCCGGTGTTCGACAACGTCGATGTCTATCCGCTGCTGATGCGCCTGCTGGCGCTGCCGGTCGAGCCGAACGACGGCGAAATCGCGCCGCTGCTGCCGGCGCTGGAGGACGCGCAATGA
- a CDS encoding methylated-DNA--[protein]-cysteine S-methyltransferase: MILCRRIDSPVGPLMLAADDTGLRHIEFRDNRHPADRSDWHGGDNEALQAAEAQLGEYFAGKRRAFDLPLAPRGTEFQLRVWWELARIPFGETISYAQLAQRLDNPNGTRAVGAANGRNPLPIVLPCHRVIGADGALTGFGGGLPTKDYLLRLEGALPEQRGLFPSG; encoded by the coding sequence ATGATCCTGTGCCGCCGCATCGACAGCCCGGTCGGCCCGCTGATGCTGGCGGCCGACGATACTGGCCTGCGCCACATCGAGTTCCGCGACAACCGCCATCCCGCCGACCGCAGCGACTGGCACGGCGGCGACAACGAAGCGCTGCAGGCCGCCGAGGCGCAGCTGGGCGAATACTTCGCCGGCAAGCGCCGCGCGTTCGACCTGCCGCTGGCGCCGCGCGGCACGGAATTCCAGCTGCGCGTCTGGTGGGAACTGGCGCGCATCCCGTTCGGCGAAACGATCAGCTACGCGCAGCTGGCGCAGCGGCTGGACAATCCCAACGGCACCCGCGCGGTGGGCGCGGCCAACGGCCGCAACCCGCTGCCGATCGTGCTGCCCTGCCATCGGGTGATCGGCGCGGACGGCGCGCTGACCGGCTTCGGCGGCGGCCTGCCGACCAAGGACTACCTGCTGCGGCTGGAAGGCGCGCTGCCGGAGCAGCGAGGGCTTTTCCCCTCCGGTTGA
- the hutG gene encoding formimidoylglutamase, whose product MSAVEGWSGRVDLPEDASTRRWHQWVREPEPDAAPGVAVLGFACDEGVRRNHGRTGAAEGPAALRRMLSNLPVLDDAPLYDAGTIACADGDLEGAQLHYAQELASLLDAGHLPVGLGGGHEIAFATWLGLARHLRMRRPRVAIVNIDAHFDLRRQEQGSSGTPFLQAIEDARERGLPLDYLVYGISAASNTRVLFDTADALGVHYVRDDELGLLDLPQRLAELKQKLAQVDAIYLTIDIDGLPHAMAPGVSAPAARGVPMEVVEPLLDAIAATGKLKVMDVAELSPPWDRDNVTARVAARLIHRVTHAAMRAR is encoded by the coding sequence ATGAGCGCCGTGGAAGGCTGGAGCGGCCGCGTCGATCTGCCCGAGGACGCGTCCACGCGCCGCTGGCACCAGTGGGTGCGCGAGCCCGAGCCGGACGCCGCGCCGGGCGTGGCGGTGCTGGGCTTCGCCTGCGACGAGGGCGTGCGCCGCAACCACGGCCGCACCGGCGCGGCGGAAGGGCCGGCGGCGCTGCGCAGGATGCTGTCCAACCTGCCGGTGCTGGATGATGCGCCGCTGTACGACGCGGGCACGATCGCCTGTGCCGACGGCGACCTCGAAGGCGCGCAGCTGCACTACGCGCAGGAACTGGCGTCGCTGCTCGACGCCGGCCACCTGCCGGTCGGACTGGGCGGCGGCCACGAGATCGCCTTCGCTACCTGGCTGGGCCTGGCGCGGCACCTGCGCATGCGGCGCCCGCGCGTCGCCATCGTCAACATCGACGCGCACTTCGACCTGCGCCGGCAGGAGCAGGGCAGCTCCGGCACGCCGTTCCTGCAGGCCATCGAGGACGCGCGCGAGCGCGGCCTGCCGCTGGACTATCTGGTCTACGGCATCAGCGCCGCGTCCAATACCCGCGTGCTGTTCGACACCGCCGACGCGCTCGGCGTGCACTACGTACGCGACGACGAACTCGGCCTGCTCGATCTGCCGCAGCGGCTGGCCGAACTGAAGCAGAAGCTGGCGCAGGTCGATGCGATCTACCTGACCATCGACATCGACGGCCTGCCGCACGCGATGGCGCCCGGCGTCAGCGCGCCGGCTGCGCGCGGCGTGCCGATGGAGGTGGTGGAGCCGCTGCTCGACGCGATCGCTGCCACCGGAAAATTGAAGGTCATGGACGTGGCCGAACTGTCGCCGCCGTGGGATCGCGACAACGTCACCGCGCGCGTCGCCGCGCGGCTGATCCACCGCGTCACCCACGCGGCGATGCGGGCGCGATAG
- a CDS encoding TetR/AcrR family transcriptional regulator, with amino-acid sequence MPRPDTASRILQAARALFEREGADGVRMRKVAELAGITPMAIYRHFDGREALLRRISDDSFHEIARHWQALRSGSDLLAQLVATQRIYLDYALAHPHLFDHAFSARRGNARRFPEDFHARRSPTLNVTHDAVQAAQQAGLLRDGDPWDIAMTLWAHSHGLVALYRAGRFSYDERGFRAFHDASLGRLLDGLRA; translated from the coding sequence ATGCCGCGCCCCGATACCGCCAGCCGCATCCTGCAGGCCGCGCGCGCCCTGTTCGAGCGCGAGGGCGCGGACGGCGTGCGCATGCGCAAGGTGGCGGAGCTGGCCGGCATCACCCCGATGGCGATCTACCGGCACTTCGACGGCCGCGAGGCGCTGCTGCGGCGGATCAGCGACGACAGCTTCCACGAGATCGCCCGCCACTGGCAGGCGCTGCGCAGCGGCAGCGACCTGCTGGCGCAGCTGGTGGCGACCCAGCGCATCTACCTGGACTACGCGCTGGCGCATCCGCACCTGTTCGACCATGCGTTCTCCGCGCGGCGCGGCAATGCACGGCGCTTCCCCGAGGACTTCCACGCGCGCCGCTCGCCCACGTTGAACGTGACCCACGACGCCGTGCAGGCCGCGCAGCAGGCCGGCCTCCTGCGCGACGGCGATCCGTGGGACATCGCGATGACGCTGTGGGCGCATTCGCACGGGCTGGTCGCGCTGTACCGCGCCGGCCGCTTCAGCTACGACGAGCGCGGCTTCCGCGCCTTCCACGACGCGTCGCTGGGCAGGCTGCTGGACGGATTGCGCGCCTGA